The Primulina eburnea isolate SZY01 chromosome 18, ASM2296580v1, whole genome shotgun sequence genome segment aatttcagtatccccgtcaataccatatcaccagataacagttacaatccataacccatatccaatacaatccgtaatccaatcacaattcaactctgtccggtataactcaatataccctaaaaattcataacaattccataatcagtccgtttctcaatctgacttcgattctacgatgtctaaatgtcaagaacatcatatatgaattccattcaattctgacaatagcataatttcaaagcatgtcaaaacgtaacaaaacttacgtccagttgtagctcgtgTCAAGAGGAGCTCGGTACCGTgttcggatttaaattctgatagacggttcACACGGAATCTCAAATCTACGATCACAAGAATTTGAGGAAATCTTCTCTGGAATCTCGGTTGTTGCTCTGAATTCGTGAATtgcaattgtatatatatatatcagttgCATGGTGTGACAAGTGTCACTCAAGTgctaattgcactttagcccctgaaatCTTCACTATTTGCGATTTGGTCCTCACAACTCTTTTTACtcccatttcaatcctaattaattacaaaaaccgtGGAATCGAATttatcattccaaaattcgtaaattaaataatctcggattaaaatgatataatctcgggccttacaggaAACCCATGTAATTACTACTGACTCTCTGCCGGCGGTGCAAGTAGTCATCAACCCAGCAGATGATCTTAGTTATAGCGGTCCTCTGGCGTGGGATATTCAAAAACTATTGGATATGAGCTCTAATACTGATCTTATTCACGTAGGCCGTTCCGCGAATAGGGTAGCGCACTCTTTAGCCTCTTTTTCTATTTCTTCCCCATCTCTTTTTGTTTGGGAAAATGGGGTTTTTCCGCTTTGGTTGGTGAATCTTGTAATGGATGATTTATTGCACTCTGAATAAAATTACAAGTGTtactatcaaaaaaaaaattgatctcCATAAAAGATGTCACTTtgacaatattttattttcaatcaACTCCAAAAATATATAACTTTATCATTATTTGAataatttaagtttaaatttaaacttaaccGAATAAAGATGAAacgtaaaaaaattcaaaatttcgtACGTCGCACGTGGGTGTGTGCTGGGGACACGCTTCTGCGCACCCCACTTTATTGGGGAAGGAAGGTGTGTGCAGGAGCAATGGGGACGCGCCCTGCTCTGGCAGGGAGCCCAAATGCGCAGAGGCGCACATTAAAACAGCGCGCTTGCCTGTGCCTCCCCGTACCTGAGTGCACCTGTAATGCCTGAAGTAAATATTACAAGTTGTTGATTTAGTAATgtgatattactaaataattaattatttttaaagagagaaatatgacatattttggtcatatgaagtccaaatgatttgaaatttggatataacgtagaaaactcaaagatatagaagtttcatgttttgtgttttggaaaatttgatcgtttgactagTCCAAAGGTATATACCGGTATTAAATatgttaaatatattatattatatataatataatataatataataataatattaaaaaaaaacaagataaATGTGAAAATTTTGTACGGTGAAGAATCTCATTTCACAGAGAGAGGAACAGAAACGTGTGGGGAGAAAGAGAAATAGAGTTTcgatttttcttttcgatcgtgtgacttatcggtttatccaatcgacgaaccgacttcagttctggaatcgttgacacgaggtcttcgatttgaggtataaattatatagttttggtgatgtttgaaattcgtcaatttctggaataaatctgataaattgttaaatcatactgaaattgaagattgttgagtagtgtatgattttaacgaagtagaAAAGATTATAGTGGTGTTGtattgaattattcctaatttattataattagggatttttaatcgttggattgagattggagagttgtttgtcagttgttattaattctgattatatatttgGAGTCTACGAAGAATAGGCTACACGTTGGTATAAAGTTTTCGTAAtttgacggatgttgtaaaatagcctattatttgaagttaattaattagggtgtatttgatggtagtattgtgaattaaatacaccagaatattaaattgttgagcgataataatttataatcgagttttatattttgttgaattaattgttgttgggctatttgatgttatatattgaggctgttataactgtgttgatacggtgacaatgatctgatattgtcgttgaattatttagatacatcaCAAGCCTCAGGATCAAAGAAGTAGCCAGATTTGatatatatactcgattatcaggtacgtgttgacgtacgagcatatgttgttattgtttagtattgatgaatattattgcgttgaacgatgataaatcaccggaattgggtgatttgatattatatttgttaatgtttattattgttgatattgttgactatcgttgttgggagacttctcgttgatgttgtcacgttgatgttgttcgttcaacgatattgctgtctctggtgttggggtgcgacgtatcgtagatgttgttgttcgttcgacgatattgctgtcgccggtgttggggtgcgacgtatcgtcgatgttgttgttcgttcgacgatattgctgtcgccggagttggggtgcgacgtatcgtcgatgttattgttgcagtgtgatgttgttgaggttGTTGATGGCTGATTGTCCAGAAACGGCAAAAGGGGTATTTttgttatcatttcagttatatcttatgttgttgttaatataactgttatgtattacaatgattattgttgtatatgctcaccctttgggggctgtttctgttgggcaggttacaggactatgcgtgagacaggatagtggtgaaggactaggtgtgtctagtcaaacagtcctgtagttgatagtagatagagacagtatagcttattgtcttatttgagttgtatgtgtgtatttattatactgtttctgctgcattgacgtagatagtgtggtgattgcactatttttgtcgtatatgcattatattattacgtcgtcgaaaagaatttttttttgcatatgacgtcacatgttgcatgattacgtggcgaggtttggggcgccacatttggtggtatcagagcatatgtTAGATGTCTGGGATGGTTAGGAGTTGGGTTTGTGATGATGGAGTTGGATGACGATATTATCTGCGTGTGTCTGTGCATTTgacttgttattgatgatttctcgaTATGATTGATTGTTCTTCAGTTGCATGTACTTTCGTGCGAAAGGTGTGATGATGATTACTGGATTGTAATTGTTAAATGTTATGATTAACAATTTGATTTCCAGTGATGGCAGCTAGAGAACAGGTACATCCACGCGAAGAAACGGACGAGGTTGACAGTGGGTTTGGTCAGATGAATCCATTGCCACCTCCTCCTATGGGACAGGCACCTGCAGATCAGCCTTTATTACCTGGTGAGTTGACCTTGGCACAGTTCAGCAGTTATTTTCCGTCGAGATTTGATAGTTCTGAGACCGATGAGCGAGCAGAGGAGTGGATTGAGAGGATAGAGCAGATATTTGTGACTGCGCCGTGTGCTAGGTCTGCTTGGTTACGATTGGCTACATTTCAGCTTTCGCGGAATGTATTATTGTGGTGGCAGACGACTGAGGCTGGATTGAGAGCTCAGGGCCGTACTGTTGATTGGGATGTGTTTCGATCTCGTTttcttgataaatatttttctatagCAGCCAGACAGAAGAAAGAGAGAGAATTCGAGGATTTGAGACAGGGCAGTATGTCTGTTGCTGAGTATGAGTCTCGGTATTCTGCATTGCTGAAATATGTACCACATGTTGCTACGAATGTTCATGCTAAGATGAGGCACTTCTTGAAAGGGTTGAAGTTAGAGTTATTTGATCGTGTGCAATCAAATAACCCAGTATCATTTGAGGATGCAGTGACGAGTGCTGAGATGGCTGAGTTGGTTATGCAGGAGTATGGGGCTCAGGGACGATTATCAGAGCCGACTAGGGAGTCATTGCGACCTCAGGGACAGtcttttaaatatcagaagggttcatcttcttcttcagCATCATCTGGGAAGCGTCGATTTGATTCACGACGTGTTGAGAGTCGTGGGGGCAGTTCTCAgtctgttcaggggcagagaggaGAGTCCAGAGCCGTGAGATGTTTTCGTTGTGGGGGACCTCATCTGATCAGAGATTGTACACAGACCGAGATCACTTGTTTTGAGTGTGGCGGTGATGGTCATCTGGCGAGACAGTGTCCTAGTCGTGAGGGACAGCGAGAGCCTAGGAGTGCTAGAGGTAGATCCTCAGAGAGAGGAGGACGACAGCCTCAGCAGTTTACACCACGACCTTCTGGAGGACAGCCACGTATGCAGGGAGCTGGTCCGCCTCAGGCACAGGTGTATGCTTTGACACGAGAGCAGGCAGAGGAGGCACGAGAGGAGATGATAGCGGGTAAGTGTTATTTATGttcttatcctgcttatattctTATTGATACTGGTGCCTCGCATACATTTATATCGAAGAGGTTTGTGGTTGAGCATCATATGCGCTCGTCTCCATTGTCTATGCCTCTTTCTGTTTCGACACCTTCTGgagttgatatatcagttgtatCTATGATATCAGATGGTATTATTTCTTATGAGGGCTACGAGCTgagatctgatatgattattttggagatgactgattttgattgtattattggaATTAATGTGTTGAGGAGATATTGCGCGACTGTTGATTGTTATCACCGAGTAGTATATTTTTATACAGATGAGAAAGAGCGTTGGACATTTTATGGGAAGGGTTCTCGTCCCCGTGTTCCGTTGATATCTGCTATCCGGATGTCTCGGTTATTGGAGCATGGgcatgagggttatcttatttatgctgtagatgtgaCAGAGAAGAAGAAGGATGTGGGAATAGAGGAGATACCTGTAGTTGCTGAGTTTGCcgatgtatttcctgatgagattccaggcttCCCACCAGTTCGTGAGGTGGAGTTTGggattgaattgatgccaggtacttCCCCTATTTCTCGTACTccttacagaatggcaccagcagAGTTGAGAGAGTTGAAAGCCCAGTTGCAGGACTTGCTGGACAAGGGATACATTCGCCCTAGTGTATCgccttggggtgcaccagtcctatttgtgagaaagaaagacggaacgatgcggctttgtattgactatcgaCAGCTGAATAAGGTAacgattaagaataaatatcccctccctcgtattgatgatttgtttgatcagttgcagggaacctcagtatattcgaagattgatttgaggtcaGGATATCATCAGATACGGGTTAGAGAGGAGGATATTCAGAAGACATcattcaggaccagatatgggcattacgagtttttaGTTATGCCGTTTGggttgacaaatgctccagctgtgttcatgagtttgatgaatagGGTATTTCAGCCTTATCTCGATCgatttgttattgtgtttattgatgatatattgatatattcCAGGAGTGAGGCTGAGCATGCAGGGCACTTGCGTTCAGTGTTACAGGTGTTGCGAGATagacagttgtatgccaaactcagtaagtgtgagttttggttgaatcgagtggtcttcttgggtcatgttatatcgagagatgggatttctgttgatccaacgAAGGTCGAAGCCGTGTTACAGTGGTCTTCACCTACATCTGTACCTGAGATTCGTAGTTTCTTGGGTTTagcaggttattatcgtcgatttatcgaGGGATTTTCAAAGATTGCTAGACCTTTGACACAGTTGACCCAGAAAGGTGTGTGATTTCAGTGGTCTGAAGCATGTTAGAGGAGTTTTCAGGAGTTGAAACACCGACTGACGACTGCACCGGTGTTATCAATCCCTACAGAAAATGAGAggtttgttgtttatactgatGCATCATTACttggtttgggatgtgttttgatgcaggatCGACATGTTGTGGCATATGCTTCGAGACAACTGAAACCACACGAAACAAGGTACCCCGTGCATGACTTGGAGTTGGCAGCCATTATCTTCGCCTTGAAGACtatggcgacattatttatacggtaCCTCGTTTACGATttatactgatcataagagcttgagatTTTGTTTACTcagacagagttgaatatgagacagaggcgATGGCtagatttgctgaaggattatgattgtgagattgaaTATCATCCTGGTCGAGCcaatcttacagctgatgcattgagccgtaaaGTGAGTTGTACTGCAGAGGATGTCAGTCGTTTATCATCTATGATGATGTCTTGTTGTTCCttgggatatgattttgatatctCGACGACTCCTATCCAGGTATCTACCTTATTAGCTGAACCTGACATATATGGTTGTATTCGTGATGCACAGATGACAGACGAGAGAGTTCAGCAATGAAAGGAGTTAGTTTCTCAGAAACAAGATACTCGTTTTAGAGTCGCTGATGATTGCAGTTTGAGGATGAATGATAGATGGGTAGTTCCTGATATATCTGAGTTGCGCCAGGGCCTGTTGCGACGTGCACATTGTAGTCGATATTCTATCCACCCTGGTGGcaagaagatgtataaggatctacgttctcagttttggtggaaaggaatGAAACGTGATGTAATCGAGTTTGTACGTCGATGTCTTAATTGTCAACAGATCAAAGCTGAGAGGAGAAGGCCAGGAGGTGAGTTGAGGAGTTTAGAAGTACCGACttggaaatgggagcacatatcgatggattttgttaCTCATTTGCCAAGAAATACTGGAACtattgatgctatttgggtgattgttgatcgattgacgaAAGTTGCACATTTTATACCCTATAGCATGAGTAGTACATACTTGACAATGGCACAGTTGTATATACGAGAGATTGTACGGTTGCATGGGATTCTAGTGTCTATTATTTCTgatagagatcctcgatttacttctcattttTTGGAAGGATTGCAGACTGCGATGGGGACAGAGTTGAgattgagtacggcttatcatccacagacagatggtcaaaCTGAGCGTACTATTCAGACGctggaggatatgttgcgtgcttaTGTTATGGATTTTAAATCTGGTTGGCAGTCATCTATTCCATTGGTAGAGTTTGCGTATAACAACAGTTATCATAGTAGTATTCAGATGGCTCCAtttgaggcattgtatgggagaCGTTGTAGATCTCCGTTATACTGGGATGATGTTGATCGAGCTGCAGTCACCGGTCCTGATATGATTCATGAGATGGAACATAAAGTAAAGTTGATACAACAACGATTGAAAGCAGCGCAAGATAGACAGGCCGCCTAAGCAAATAAAAGACGAAGACCCTTAGAGTTTCAGCAGGGCGATCGAGTATTTCTGAAAGTTTCTCCTTTTCGTGGTACAGTACGATTTGGTATGAAAGGAAAGTTGGCACCGAGATATGTTGGACCGTATGAGATATTGCAGCGGATAGGCACTTTGGCTTATCGATTGCCTCTACCTCCATCTTTATCtggtattcatgatgtattTCATTTGTCGATGTTGCGGAAGTATGAGCCGGATCCTTCACATGTATTGGATATTTCTGAGGTTCAGTTAGATCCTGATGTGTCTTATGTTGAGAGACCAGTTTGTATTTTGGATCGATCTCAACGGAAGCTTCGTAGTAAGCTTATACCGatggtgaaggttcagtgggagCATAGAGGTgtcgaagaggccacttgggagacagagcggCATATGAGGGAGCTCTACCCCTACTTATTCTGATGGTATGACGTATctttatttatgcatgttatTACTGTTGTTTATTAATTTCGGGGTCGAAATTCATTTAAGGGGggtagaaatgtaatgcctgaagtaaatattacaagttgttgatttagtaatgtgatattactaaataattaattatttttaaagagagaaatatgacatattttggtcatatgaagtccaaatgatttgaaatttggatataacgtagaaaactcaaagatatagaagtttcatgttttgtgttttggaaaatttgatcgtttgactagTCCAAAGGTATATACCGGTATTAAATatgttaaatatattatattatattattaatataatataatataataataatattaaaaaaaaaaacaagataaATGTGAAAATTTTGTACGGTGAAGAATCTCATTTCACAGAGAGAGGAACAGAAACGTGTGGGGAGAAAGAGAAATAGAGTTTcgaattttcttttcgatcgtgtgacttatcggtttatccaatcgacgaaccgacttcagttctgaaatcgttgacacgaggtcttcgatttgaggtataaattatatagttttggtgatgtttgaaattcgtcaatttctggaataaatctgataaattgttaaatcatactgaaattgaagGTTGTTgagtagtgtatgattttaacgaagtagagaagattatagtggtgttgttttgaattattcctaatttattataattagggatttttaatcgttggattgagattggagagttgtttgtcagttgttattaattctgattatatatttgGAGTCTACGAAGAATAGGCTACACGTTGGTATAAAGTTTTCGTAAtttgacggatgttgtaaaatagcctattatttgaagttaattaattagggtgtatttgatggtagtattgtgaattaaatacaccagaatattaaattgttgagcgataataatttataatcgagttttatattttgttgaattaattgttgttgggctatttgatgttATATACTGAGGCTGTTATAACTGTGTTGATACGGTGACAATGATCTGATATTGTcgttgaattatttagatataTCACAAGCCTCAGGATCAAAGAAGTAGCCAGATTTGatatatatactcgattatcaggtacgtgttgacgtacgatcatatgttgttattgtttagtattgatgaatattattgcgttgaacgatgataaatcaccggaattgggtgatttgatattatatttgttgttgtttattattgttgatattgttgactatcgttgttgggagacttctcgttgatgttgtcacgttgatgttgttcgttcaacgatattgctgtcgccggtgttggggtgcgacgtatcgtagatgttgttattcgttcgacgatattgctgtcgccggtgttggggtgcgacgtatcgtcgatgttgttgttcgttcgacgatattgctgtcgccggtgttggggtgcgacgtatcgtcgatgttgttgttcgttcgacgatattgctgtcgccggagttggggtgcgacgtatcgtcgatgttattgttgcagtgtgatgttgttgaggttgttgatggctgattgtccagaaacggcaaagggggtatttctgttatcatttcagttatatcttatgttgttgttaatataactgttatgtattacgatgatTATTGTTGTATATGATCACCCTTTGGGGGCTGTTTCTGTTGGGCAGGTTACAGGACTATGCGTGAGACAGGATAgtggtgaaggactaggtgtgtctagtcaaacagtcctgtagttgatagtagatagagacagtatagcttattttcttatttgagttgtatgtgtgtatttattatactgtttctgctgcattgacgtagatagtgtggtgattgcactatttttgtcgtatatgcattatattattacgtcgtcgaaaagaatttttttttgcatatgacgtcacatgttgcatgattacgtggcgaggtttggggcGCCACAGCACCCTAACTTGATTTAGGCGAAAATCGAAGTCTTCTACGGAATTCCTAAAATTTTTAACCAAAATCTCTTTGCCGAAATCGAatccttaaaaaaaaattaaacccaaatccatataaaaaaaaattaaacaatttttttttccggatctgaattcaaataatttcattaaaatttaaacaaatCTGAATGATTCAACATGAATGACTTTGATACCTCTTGTTGAGGAAATCCATGTAACAACAAAATCAATCGTGctaaatcattaaaaatttaACTAAAAAATTAAGCGAAATCATACGTGAAGTCATAATCCTTAATTTCTTATAACGAGTCTTTAATCTTCCATACCTACGCATCTTTTTGAGagaatcttttaatttttttttcaaaactatTTTCCATCATAAGATAGAAGATAAGGAACATGATAACATACAATCCGGAAACAATGACCGTTTTATAGATAATGTCTAATTACCTGCTTATAGTTTTATTTTAGTtcttcataaaaacataaattatacTTTGTCTCTGCATATTAAAACCTCACAACATATCAGACATAATAAAGATCATTAACCAAAACGTTAACATATCAATTTAAGTTTTGGATTTCACTCTAACACACAATCCACATCAGATAATAATTCACTTATGAGTCCATATATCTGAAAATGACCCAACATGAGTAACACAAGTCTAAACGTAAACAATTACTTCACAAGTTTGGCTATATC includes the following:
- the LOC140819078 gene encoding uncharacterized protein, which encodes MAAREQVHPREETDEVDSGFGQMNPLPPPPMGQAPADQPLLPGELTLAQFSSYFPSRFDSSETDERAEEWIERIEQIFVTAPCARSAWLRLATFQLSRNVLLWWQTTEAGLRAQGRTVDWDVFRSRFLDKYFSIAARQKKEREFEDLRQGSMSVAEYESRYSALLKYVPHVATNVHAKMRHFLKGLKLELFDRVQSNNPVSFEDAVTSAEMAELVMQEYGAQGRLSEPTRESLRPQGQSFKYQKGSSSSSASSGKRRFDSRRVESRGGSSQSVQGQRGESRAVRCFRCGGPHLIRDCTQTEITCFECGGDGHLARQCPSREGQREPRSARGRSSERGGRQPQQFTPRPSGGQPRMQGAGPPQAQVYALTREQAEEAREEMIADISQASGSKK